AATGTGACCATAGGGGCAAATACGACCATTGGCTCCCATGTGGTGCTGGAAGGATGGACGGAAATTGGCGAGAGAAATGAGATTTTTCCCGGAGCGGCAATTGGTTTGGCTCCCCAGGATCTTAAGTATGATGGGGGCCAAACTTGGGTCAGAATCGGTAATGATAATTGTATTCGTGAATATGTGACCATTAATCGCGCAACCGCGCCGGATGAAGCAACAGTAATTGGCGATCGCAATTTACTCATGGCTTATGTCCATGTGGCCCATAATTGCCTGCTCGAAAATGAGGTGATTGTAGCCAACTGCACCGCGTTTGCTGGTCATGTGCATGTGGAATCAAAGGCTAGAATTAGCGGTTTGTTAGGGGTTCACCAATTTGTGCATATTGGCCAGATGGCGATGGTCGGTGGAATGAGTCGCATTGAGCGAGATGTTCCCCCGTATATGACTGTAGAGGGAAATCCGGCCCGGGTGCGATCGCTCAATGCGATCGGTTTAAAACGCTCTGGATTAACTCAAGAAAACTTTCGCATCCTCAAAGAAGCCTATCGAATGCTCTATCGGTCCGATCTGACCTTTCAACAAGCCCTAGAGCAATTAAATACGCTACCGAAAACCGAGCAATTAACCCACCTACACCAGTTCCTGCACCTATCTGTCACAGAAAAAGGCCGCCGAGGCCCCATTCCAGGGAATAGGGACTAGGTTGGAGTAGATGGGTGCATGAGCATTAGACGGTATTCCATAATCTCTAGTCCGGTTAATTGGCTATGCACGTTAGGGAACAGGCAATCGGCAATCGGCAATCGGAATGAAAACGCACTGTAGATAGTTGAACCGATTACTCGGACATGATAGAACAGGCGAAACCACATAATCGTTAAACTTTTTAACGATTATGTGGCAGGTTATCCGGATCTAAACCCATAGCAATCAGGCGCTCTCTCAAGTCCTGCAATGCGGTTTGTGCTTGTTCTTTTTCCTGTCGTTCCCAATCTTTTTCCTGTCGTTCCCAATCTTTTTCCTCTGCTTCTGTAGGAATTAAATTCCCCGATTCGTCATAAAAACGTAGCCATAACCGCTCGATTCCTTTATGACTACCTTGCCACAATCTCAAGCCCAACCCTAACTCTTCTAACCATAATTCCTTGTTCCCGATCTCTAGCTCTTGATACCCACTTTCGTCTAATTGAAAAGCTCGAAAATAGTCCTGTTCTCGTTCATAAACGATATAGTATGGGACGCGTAGAAATTGTTCGTATACTTTCCATTTTGTTGGTGGTTTTGTCAGGTCTCTACGAGTCGTTTCTCCCAAGTCTTCCCGTTGCGTACTCGGTGACAACAGTTCCACCACGATAAACGGATTCACTTCTTCTTGCCAGACGACATAACTCATCCGTAATTCTTTCTGTTCATACAATCGAGATACTCCCACGACTCCAAACCAGTCCGGACGTTTGTATCTGTTGGTATTCTCTACATCGTAGTAGAGATTCAAATCCATGGCTGAAAATACCTGTTCTGGGGTATAGGTAGCCGGTTGAAAGGTTTGCTCTAACAGTTGAGATTGTATGGGATGATATTGGTCTGGCAAACCCGATTCTCCTACTTCTTCACTTGGTAAGTCGTACATGGTAGGCAGGTCTTCTCTTTTGGGGGTTCTTGAGATGTTATTCTGCCTTTGGGTTAAGTTAACCATAATCACAGGAAAAAGTGCTTTTGTTCTATACTATCGCTTTAAGAAGCTTATTTATGGACTATTCAAGGAAAGGGTAGAATCCTGTTGTCCCCATTCCCCATTCCCCATTTCCTATTTCCTATTCCCCATTCCCCATTCCCCATTCCCCATTCCCATGACCACTATTTTTATCAGTACCGGTGAAGTCTCAGGAGATTTGCAAGGCGCTCTGTTGGTAGAAGCGTTGCACCGTTATGGTTCTCAACACGGTTTGGATCTGGAGATTTTGGCTTTAGGGGGAGAGCGCATGGCTAAGGCTGGAGCAAAATTGTTGGGTCAAACGACAGGAATTGGTTCCGTGGGACTTTTGGAGGCATTGCCTTTTGTGATTCCCACATTGAAGATTCAGGAGCAAGTGAAGCGCTATTTGCGCCAAAATCCTCCAGATGTAATTATTTTGATTGACTATATGGGGCCCAATTTGGGTATTGGCAGCTATTTGCACCGCCATTTGCCCCAAGTGCCGATTGTGTACTATATTGCTCCCCAGGTCTGGGTTTGGTCTCAAAATAAACGCGATACCCAAAGAGTAGCTGAAATTACGGATTTGTTGTTGGCGATTTTCCCAGAAGAAGCACAATATTTTCAGGAACATAAGGTTAATGTCAATTGGGTTGGACATCCTTTAATTGACCGGATGCAAACATTTCCCAACCGCGATCGCGCACGCACTACATTAGGCATCCGAGAAGATGAAATGGCGATCGCCTTAATACCAGCCTCGCGCCGTCAAGAGATCACCTATTTAATGCCGGTGATGTTTGCAGCGGCACAACAGATTCAGCAAAAACTACCAGACGTTCAATTTTGGATTCCCTTGTCTCTGGCAGAGTTTCGAGAACCGATAGAAAGGGCGATCGCCGATTTTGGACTGCGAGCAACCCTCGTTGAGGAGGAAGCTCCCGCCGTTTTAGCCGGTGCAGACTTAGCTATTTGTAAATCGGGTACCGTCAATTTAGAGTTAGCCCTACTCGATGTCCCCCAAGTGGTCATGTATTGCTTAAGTCCCCTCACTGCTTGGATTGCTCGCCATATTCTCAAGCTCTCTTTACCCTATGTCTCCCCCGCCAATTTAGTGGAGATGAAACCCATTGTCCCAGAATTTCTTCAAGAGGCAGCCACTCCCGAAGCCATTAGTCAAACCGCTTTAGATTTATTATTGAATCCCCAGATTCGCCAAGAAACCCTAAAAGGCTATGCCCAAATGCGCCAAGCTTTAGGAGAACCGGAAGTGTGCGATCGCGCTGCTCAAGCCATTTTTGATTTTTGGCGATCAGGGAATAGGTAATGGTCATTTAACCAAGAACGCATACATAAAAATGGAACATAAAGCTTATTGCTGTGCAAGTTTTTGCATCTCTAGCAAGACAATAACAGCACAAGAAATAATGAATCATATTACTATTGAACCAACTGAAGTAGCTGAAAAAGGCACACTTCTTAGTAAGAGAAATCCAAAATCTAAGCGGAGAGATACATCTTTTTGGACGCTGGATAGTCAATTAAGAGGTGAAGAGCCTTTGGATTTACAAATTGAAAACCTAATTTCCCTCATCGAAGTTGATATCGATGCTTTAAATAAAATAGCTTCTGATTGTCATTTTGAAATCTACTGTAGCTATTTTTTTGAATATCCTAATAGTAATGGGATGATTTCTTTTGACTCGAATTTGCTTAAGCGTCTTACTGCTATTCCAATAGATATTGCGATTAGTTTATATCCTGCCGAGCCTGATGAAGAGTAACTGAGAAAAGAGTTGGTTAAGACAACTCAATGAAAGCTTCTATAAGAGAATACTGACACGATCTCCCTGCCACCTATCACTGTTTCATTAAATCAGGATAACAGAGGTGATATCGCTTTCTCATTAAGTGGAGCAAAAATGCGATCGCATTTTGTTTTAGAGTAATATAGCTGAGAAAGGGATAGTTAGGACATTTTCTATTGCGATTCGTGCCTATTGCCTCTTGCCTCAAACCATAACCTCAGTGTCCTAATCAACTCTTTCACGGCTATATAACTGGTCCGATCGCTGTACTTAGTCAATATGGGTGTTAACTCGCTCAATATCAGTTTGGATAAAATCATTCCCTTTGAATAGTAAAGGCTGATTCATTGCCTTAACCAACCCAGAAGAAAAACAATCTCCCATATTCAACTTTGCTGGGTGACGACCTTTGCCAAATTTGAAGAAAGCCTCAGCCGCAAACCGAGCTTGCTCCGGACTAAAGGGTACGATAGTTATCGATAATTCTTGGAGTAATTTGTCAAAAGATTCTCTACCTTCTTCACCATATCGCGTCCCTAAGACAATTGACAGCTCAACATATCCGGGAGCCGAAAGCAGACAAATTTCGTCACTGGCAATTAGGTCTAGGAATGTTGATTCTTCGGGTTCGGCATACATAATGGCTAAGATAGCAGAGGGATTGATAACCACTAATCTAGTCCTCCCCACTGATTGTAGCCGACGATTTCCTCCGCCCATCGCCCATCGCGAACAGGCAAACTTCTGATGCGATCGCAGATTTGATGTACGGCTGCCCGATTAATTTTTCTCTTCTGTTCTGGGGAATTACGATGTTCTTCTTGTGACAATTCAGTTAACCATTTTAGTGAATTTTGGCGATCGCCAACAGGGAAGTATTGGATCTGCTGCTTGAGTTCTACTAGAGTAGGGTTAAGGTTTCCTGCCATATACTCCCCTCAGTTCGTTTTCTCTGTTCATGATTGGCGTTTCTGCTAGAAGATAGAGATGGGTAGCTGCCCTATTACTCTACAAAAAGGCGATCACGCTCCAACTGATACCATTTCTCTTATCGCATCTTATTTTAGAGTAGTATAACTGGTGCGATCGCCGAAACTAATGTCGATAGTATAGTGTTTGATGGAGGGTTTTGCGTAAGTCCGGTTCATTCTCTCCCAATTCTAAAAATCATTCACTTGCAAGCACTCCTCCACTCCCCTACCTATCAAGTAGATTCTAGGGTAGACCAGACCTCCAGCTTAGTCTTAACTTTGCGAATCACCTCATCCGTAAACTCAGATGTAGTCATTTGTCCGCCCAGATCCGGGGTGGCTTTCCCTTCATAAATGGCTTCAAAGACCGACTCATAAATCGAGCGTGAGGCGCGATCTCCCGCTGGAGTTTTCACATAGGTCAATAGGGCAGCACCGGCTAAAATCATAGCCATGGGATTGGCAATATTTTTACCATAGAGAGCAGGAGCTGTGCCATGGGGCGCTTCTGCCATCACCGTTTTGACCTGCAAGGTATCGGCATCAAAACCCATGACTAAACTCTCCGAACCGGCAATACTGCCATACATTTGCAATACCATATCGGAGAGTAAGTCCCCATCCCGGTTGAGAGCGGGGATAACCAACGCCTCGCCGCTATTTTGTAGCAAGAGCGCAAATGTAGCATCAATCAGCAGGGGTTGGTACGCGACATCCGGATAGCGCTGGGCTGCCTCATCGAGTTCTTCCTTAAACATGCCTTCATAGGTGGCACTGACTGTAAATTTTGGCCCGCCAAAAACTTTAGCCCCTGTCCGCTTGGCATGGGTAAATGTAAACTCGGCTACCGTTCGGCAAATGGAACGACTAATCTTGGAGGTGCGCCAAGCAATTTCATCCCCGGTTTCCGTGGTTTCTCGCCATTCCTTCGCACCATAGGCATCATCTACGGCCATGCGGACGATGGTAATGGGGGAATAAACGCCACCTACCGGTCGAATCTGGGGAATGCGTCGCCCAGTTCGTAAAATAACCGAGGCTCCCAAGGCTTCTCGCAAGATAGCATTGGGGCTACCCACATCACCTGGCGTTTCTGGGGTAATGGTGGCAGCTTTCAAAGCCAGTCCCGTCTTACAGGCAACAGTGGCAGCATCCCAAACCACCTGATTGTTACTGGCTCGACGGTTGTCTAGACTCAAATCATAATCGATGAATTCCAGGGGTTGGCCAATTACCCCAGGTTGCAAGACCCGTAAAGCCTCAGCTAGAAGTTCCTCTCCGGTCTGATCGCCATGCATGACAACGATCGCAGGTGTGGGTTGTTGAGTCGGCATAACAAGTAGTCAATCCTTGAACGGGTTTGCTTTGGTTATTGTCGTCGATGGCGATCGCAGACACTGTAAACACAATTACCAATACCAATATAGATGTGCGTTCAATATCATTTTTTCCCTTGAAGAGAGGATAAGTCAAAGATGGCAGGAAATCGATCGGATCGCAGTAGAATACGGCTAGGATAAATGTAGTGAACCTCCTTATCAGCTTGTAATGGTGAAAAGACAATTGATTGTGCCAGGGGATCAACGATTATACAAATAATGAAATCTTGAAGTTTGCATCAGACCCATCCCACTACAACTCTAGAGAGGAGCCGAGTAACTGCTAAGGAAACAGCAAAATGTTACAGCGCTTGTTAGCCAATACTCCATTAAGAATTATCCTGATTGTTCCTTTTGTTGTACAAATTACAGCAGCAGTTAGTCTAACGGCGTGGCTTTCAATTCGGAATGGACAAAAGGCGGTTGATAATGTTGCTGACGATCTTTGGCACGAGATCGCAGCTCGAACGGTAGAACATATTACTGAATATACCCAGATTCCTCAGGGGGTTATTGCCGATACCCTGGCCCATCAACAGTTGAACCTAACCGATCTAACCGACATAGACCTATTAACTCGGTATCTCTGGCACCAGATGCAGCATCATAAGGGGTTATTTATCACTGCCGTTGGCTATGAAACCGGGGAAACTGTAGGGGTTGGAGTGACAAAAGAGGGGCAAGTGGTGATCCGAGCGATTGACCCTGGCCAAACCCAACTCCATACCTATGCCGTTTCTGGACAAGGTGATCGCGGAGAACGAATAAGCGTCGATAACTTTGACCTCAAGAGTCGTCCCTGGTATCGGAATGCGGTGATGGCTGGACAGTTGACCTGGACAGACATTTACCCAAACCACGATCCGCCCTTCAATATTCTCAGTGCGGTGAGTCCCTTATATGATACACAAACCAAGCAACTGATTGGAGTCACCAACGCCACACTTTCACTCTGGCAAATCAGTAACTTCTTAGAACAGCTCGAGATCGGGCGATCGGGTCAAATTTTTATCATGGAGCGTACAGGCGATTTGGTCGCCTCCTCTACGGGTGAGCCGCTTTCTCAACTCGACCTAACAGTTGAGCGCAAAACGTGGAAGCGATTGAATGCTCTGGAGAGCAGCAATATACAAGTTCGACAAACGGCAGAACATCTCATTGAGCAATTTGGCAGTCTCCGTCAGATTCAACAAGTCGAACGCACTGAATTCATCGCCAATGGAACACGGGAAATTGTGAAGATTACCCCCTTTTCTGACGATTTGGGGTTGGACTGGTTGATTGTCATTGTTGTACCCGAATCTGACTTTATGGCGCAGATTCATGCCAACACCCGTAATACCCTTTCGCTGTGTCTAGGGGCACTAGCCCTAGCGACTGCCTCTAGCATTCTCACAGCTCGCTGGATTACAGAACCGTTGCTGCGGCTCAACCAGGTGGCAAAGGATATTACCCAGAAGTCCTTAAGGTCCACATCGTTCCCAGAAGAAATGGCTACTAGCCGTACCCGTGAAGTGAGTGAGCTAAGTCACTCCTTCAAACAGATGACCCAACAACTCCAGGAGTCCTTTACTGTGTTACAGGAGAGCGAGGCTAACTTCAAAAACCTGGCTGCTAACGTGCCGGGAGCAATATTTCACTACATTTTGTATCCCGATGGCACGGATAAGGTTCTCTATATGAGTGCAGGTTGTTATCAGCTTTGGGAAATTGAAGCCCATATAGTTGAGGCCAACACCAGCATTCTCTGGGAGATGATTGACCCAGAAGATTTGCCTGAGATGCAAGCTTCGATCAGAAAATCTGCCCACACCCTGGACAGGTGGAATTGGGAATGGCGCATTACCACCCCATCGGGTCGCTGCAAATGGCTACAGGGAATCGGTCAACCGACCCAGAATCCAGATGGTTCGGTACGTTGGCATACACTGATTCTGGATGTGAGCGATCGCAAAGCGGCTGAAATCCAACTTCAGGATTTAACCAATCGATTAGAGTTGGCGACTCGATCGGCAAAGATCGGGATTTGGGATTGGGATGTGGTCAATAATCGCCTCCTTTGGGATGAACGTATGTATGAACTCTACGGCATCCCCTCTGGAGACTTCTGTCAAATCTATGAAGCGTGGGAAACGGCACTGCATCCAGACGATTTGGAGACCTCTCGAGCTGCCCTACAACAAGCACTCAATGGGGAGAAAGATTTTAATTGTGAATTCCGAATCCGATGGCCGGATGGCACAGTTCGCCACATTGAAGCCCATGCCATTGTCCAGCGAGATGCTGAAGAGCAACCCCTACGAATGATTGGGGTGAATTTCGATATCAGCGATCGCAAACAGGCAGAAGAACAGTTAATTTATAGTGCCCTTCACGATACCCTCACCGATTTACCCAATCGGGCACTGCTCACCAGTCGATTGGAGTTGGCGATTCAAAGAGCGCAGCGATCGCCCACCTATCATTTTGCCGTGCTGTTCCTCGACTTGGATCAATTCAAGGTGATTAATGACAGCTTGGGGCATCTGGTTGGAGATCAGTTGTTATTGATCGTCGCCCAAAAGCTGCAAAGCACCATTAGACTCACGGATGTAGCCGCTCGTTTGGGAGGAGATGAATTCGTCCTTCTACTCGAACAAATTCCCGACATCTCAACCGTTATCCATATTGCTGAACGCCTATTAGCCGAGTTTAATCGCCCCACTCCCATCGACGGTCATAACATCTTTGTGACGACTAGCATTGGTATTGTTTGGGGCACGAATGATTACACCCAAGCATCCGATCTGCTACGGGATGCTGATATCGCTCTCTATCGAGCCAAAGCTAAAGGTCGCAATCGATACGAAATTTTTGACGCTGAGATGCACGTCCAGGCGGTGAAACGTATGACCCTGGAGCATGACCTACGAATGGCGATCGACCAGCGAGAATTGATCCCTTACTACCAGCCCATCGTCGATCTCAATACACGACGGCTCATTGGGTTTGAATGCCTCATCCGCTGGCAGCACCCCATGCGAGGTTTTATTTCTCCTACCGACTTCATTGCCATTGCCGAAGAAACTGGGCTAATCAGCACCATTAGCCAGTGGATATTGCAGTCAGCCTGTGAGCAAGTGGTGACCTGGCAGCACCAATTCCCAGACCTGGAGGATCTCAGAATCAGTATTAATCTGTCGGGACAAGACTTAAGGCAACCCACTTTGGTAGAAATGATTCGCCAAACACTCACGAATACTCAGTTACCAGCGACCTCATTAACGTTAGAAATTACGGAGAGCCTCTTGGTTGAAAATATCGAAACTACGATCAACCGGCTGGGACAATTAAGAGACTTAGGAATTCGCATCAGTATTGATGATT
The Roseofilum reptotaenium CS-1145 DNA segment above includes these coding regions:
- a CDS encoding bifunctional diguanylate cyclase/phosphodiesterase; this encodes MLQRLLANTPLRIILIVPFVVQITAAVSLTAWLSIRNGQKAVDNVADDLWHEIAARTVEHITEYTQIPQGVIADTLAHQQLNLTDLTDIDLLTRYLWHQMQHHKGLFITAVGYETGETVGVGVTKEGQVVIRAIDPGQTQLHTYAVSGQGDRGERISVDNFDLKSRPWYRNAVMAGQLTWTDIYPNHDPPFNILSAVSPLYDTQTKQLIGVTNATLSLWQISNFLEQLEIGRSGQIFIMERTGDLVASSTGEPLSQLDLTVERKTWKRLNALESSNIQVRQTAEHLIEQFGSLRQIQQVERTEFIANGTREIVKITPFSDDLGLDWLIVIVVPESDFMAQIHANTRNTLSLCLGALALATASSILTARWITEPLLRLNQVAKDITQKSLRSTSFPEEMATSRTREVSELSHSFKQMTQQLQESFTVLQESEANFKNLAANVPGAIFHYILYPDGTDKVLYMSAGCYQLWEIEAHIVEANTSILWEMIDPEDLPEMQASIRKSAHTLDRWNWEWRITTPSGRCKWLQGIGQPTQNPDGSVRWHTLILDVSDRKAAEIQLQDLTNRLELATRSAKIGIWDWDVVNNRLLWDERMYELYGIPSGDFCQIYEAWETALHPDDLETSRAALQQALNGEKDFNCEFRIRWPDGTVRHIEAHAIVQRDAEEQPLRMIGVNFDISDRKQAEEQLIYSALHDTLTDLPNRALLTSRLELAIQRAQRSPTYHFAVLFLDLDQFKVINDSLGHLVGDQLLLIVAQKLQSTIRLTDVAARLGGDEFVLLLEQIPDISTVIHIAERLLAEFNRPTPIDGHNIFVTTSIGIVWGTNDYTQASDLLRDADIALYRAKAKGRNRYEIFDAEMHVQAVKRMTLEHDLRMAIDQRELIPYYQPIVDLNTRRLIGFECLIRWQHPMRGFISPTDFIAIAEETGLISTISQWILQSACEQVVTWQHQFPDLEDLRISINLSGQDLRQPTLVEMIRQTLTNTQLPATSLTLEITESLLVENIETTINRLGQLRDLGIRISIDDFGTGYSSLSYLYNLPADYLKIDQSFVGKMHPGDKNYKIVQAVVSMSDQLQLGAIAEGIEMEEQLGWLKALGCELGQGYFFSRPLTPVAATDLLATGRTL
- a CDS encoding DUF4279 domain-containing protein, with the translated sequence MEHKAYCCASFCISSKTITAQEIMNHITIEPTEVAEKGTLLSKRNPKSKRRDTSFWTLDSQLRGEEPLDLQIENLISLIEVDIDALNKIASDCHFEIYCSYFFEYPNSNGMISFDSNLLKRLTAIPIDIAISLYPAEPDEE
- the lpxB gene encoding lipid-A-disaccharide synthase → MTTIFISTGEVSGDLQGALLVEALHRYGSQHGLDLEILALGGERMAKAGAKLLGQTTGIGSVGLLEALPFVIPTLKIQEQVKRYLRQNPPDVIILIDYMGPNLGIGSYLHRHLPQVPIVYYIAPQVWVWSQNKRDTQRVAEITDLLLAIFPEEAQYFQEHKVNVNWVGHPLIDRMQTFPNRDRARTTLGIREDEMAIALIPASRRQEITYLMPVMFAAAQQIQQKLPDVQFWIPLSLAEFREPIERAIADFGLRATLVEEEAPAVLAGADLAICKSGTVNLELALLDVPQVVMYCLSPLTAWIARHILKLSLPYVSPANLVEMKPIVPEFLQEAATPEAISQTALDLLLNPQIRQETLKGYAQMRQALGEPEVCDRAAQAIFDFWRSGNR
- a CDS encoding Uma2 family endonuclease; its protein translation is MYDLPSEEVGESGLPDQYHPIQSQLLEQTFQPATYTPEQVFSAMDLNLYYDVENTNRYKRPDWFGVVGVSRLYEQKELRMSYVVWQEEVNPFIVVELLSPSTQREDLGETTRRDLTKPPTKWKVYEQFLRVPYYIVYEREQDYFRAFQLDESGYQELEIGNKELWLEELGLGLRLWQGSHKGIERLWLRFYDESGNLIPTEAEEKDWERQEKDWERQEKEQAQTALQDLRERLIAMGLDPDNLPHNR
- a CDS encoding isocitrate/isopropylmalate family dehydrogenase — its product is MPTQQPTPAIVVMHGDQTGEELLAEALRVLQPGVIGQPLEFIDYDLSLDNRRASNNQVVWDAATVACKTGLALKAATITPETPGDVGSPNAILREALGASVILRTGRRIPQIRPVGGVYSPITIVRMAVDDAYGAKEWRETTETGDEIAWRTSKISRSICRTVAEFTFTHAKRTGAKVFGGPKFTVSATYEGMFKEELDEAAQRYPDVAYQPLLIDATFALLLQNSGEALVIPALNRDGDLLSDMVLQMYGSIAGSESLVMGFDADTLQVKTVMAEAPHGTAPALYGKNIANPMAMILAGAALLTYVKTPAGDRASRSIYESVFEAIYEGKATPDLGGQMTTSEFTDEVIRKVKTKLEVWSTLEST
- a CDS encoding type II toxin-antitoxin system VapC family toxin, which translates into the protein MVINPSAILAIMYAEPEESTFLDLIASDEICLLSAPGYVELSIVLGTRYGEEGRESFDKLLQELSITIVPFSPEQARFAAEAFFKFGKGRHPAKLNMGDCFSSGLVKAMNQPLLFKGNDFIQTDIERVNTHID
- the lpxA gene encoding acyl-ACP--UDP-N-acetylglucosamine O-acyltransferase, with translation MTTLIHPTAVIHSGATVHPTVSVGPYAVIGENVTIGANTTIGSHVVLEGWTEIGERNEIFPGAAIGLAPQDLKYDGGQTWVRIGNDNCIREYVTINRATAPDEATVIGDRNLLMAYVHVAHNCLLENEVIVANCTAFAGHVHVESKARISGLLGVHQFVHIGQMAMVGGMSRIERDVPPYMTVEGNPARVRSLNAIGLKRSGLTQENFRILKEAYRMLYRSDLTFQQALEQLNTLPKTEQLTHLHQFLHLSVTEKGRRGPIPGNRD